From one Acidobacteriota bacterium genomic stretch:
- a CDS encoding deoxynucleoside kinase, with protein sequence MTRDKIPFRHVAVEGPIGVGKTSLVERLADRFEGVMVLEDITNPFLPAFYEGREGAAFQVQIYFLLSRFQQQREIAQMNLFQRLVLADYSFPKDRIFAYLNLDDTDLRVYEKLYPVLEQEVAKPDLVIYMQASVEVLLERISKRGRDFEHAIDPEYLQRLSEAYSYYFFHYHETPLLVVNTDEIDFVTNPSDFDAFVEQIIRTRRGTQVYVPVGSKRS encoded by the coding sequence ATGACGCGGGACAAGATCCCCTTCCGACATGTCGCGGTCGAGGGTCCGATCGGGGTGGGAAAGACCTCCCTCGTCGAACGTTTGGCGGACCGATTCGAGGGCGTCATGGTGCTTGAAGATATCACCAACCCCTTCCTGCCAGCGTTCTACGAAGGTCGCGAGGGGGCCGCCTTCCAGGTGCAGATCTACTTCCTGTTGTCACGCTTCCAGCAACAGCGCGAAATCGCCCAGATGAACCTCTTCCAACGCCTCGTGCTCGCCGATTACAGCTTTCCGAAGGACCGAATTTTCGCCTACCTGAACCTCGACGACACCGACCTGAGAGTTTACGAAAAGCTCTATCCGGTGCTCGAGCAGGAAGTTGCCAAACCGGATCTGGTGATCTACATGCAAGCCTCGGTCGAGGTGCTCCTCGAGCGGATCAGCAAACGAGGTCGTGACTTCGAGCACGCTATCGATCCGGAGTACTTGCAGCGGTTGAGCGAAGCCTACTCGTACTACTTCTTCCACTATCACGAGACGCCCCTGCTGGTCGTCAACACGGACGAAATCGACTTCGTCACCAACCCCTCGGACTTCGATGCGTTTGTCGAGCAGATCATTCGCACCCGCCGAGGCACCCAAGTGTACGTTCCCGTCGGTTCGAAACGTAGTTGA